CATCGATCCCGCATGGGAGGTCAGAGCGCGCTGAACCGCCGCGCGGCGGGCGACTAGTGGGGCGCAGAGCGCGGACTCGCGCCGGTCCCTCGCGCTTGCGGCACCGCTTAGCGCAAAGACGCCGAGATCGGCGACGGTGGCCACCCGACAGGAAGCCGCTCCGAGTCGGCTTGGGCAGGCCGATGCCAGCGCCTAATGGCAGGAACCTGGGCACGACTCGGGTCTACCGCCTGACGATCACGCTCGAACGAATCCGGCCGGCGATCTGGAGGCGATTCGAGGTACCGAGTACCATCACGCTCGCCAAATTGCACCGCGTCCTCCAGCGCGTGATGGGCTGGCGTGATACGCACCTGCACCACTTCTTCGTGGATGCCCGGGGAGTCGGCGTGCGCGATCCCGAGTCCGGCGATGAGGTGGAGGACGAGAAGAAGCTGACACTGGCGGAGGTGGCGCCGGCAGTGGGCACCCAATTGGCGTATGTGTACGACTTCAGCGATTACTGGCGGCACGAGGTACTGGTGGTGGCGATTGATCCGCCGGGCGAGACGCGGTCCCCGATCTGTCTCGCCGGGGAGCGCGCATGTCCGCCGGAGGACTGCGGCGGCCGGCGCGGCTACGAGGCGTTCCTCACGGCGATTCAAGACCCCAGCCACGCGGAGCACGAGGAGACGCTGGCCTGGGCGGGCGGCGGCTTTGACCCCGAGGCATTCGACGTACAGGCGGTCAACCGGTCACTCAAGGCGATGCGCTGACGGAGGGAGTCAGCCCGCCGCGCAGCTACGACCGAACAAGCTGCAACGAAGCGCGAGGAAGAGAAGCCACAGCGCGAACACGAGGACGGTGCCGACCCCGAGGACAGCGACGTTCCTGACCCACCGCCTTACCATCGCCTCGGAGAACTCGCGCCAGCCAAGGGTGAGTGGCGGCGAGAAAAGCGTGACGAGAGCCGCCCACGCGGCGGCGATCACGACCACCAGCGCGAGGAGCAGGAACAGGCGGCTAGCCATTGTCGTCGCCCCCTGCTTACACCTCGGCGGGCTCTCCGGCGACGCGGAGGCGATCCTCGGTTGCCCTCACACGGCCTACCACCCCGCTCGCGAGCCCGCTCCTACCATGCTACTCGCCGGCCGTGTCGCTCGTCACGTGCGCCGAGTAACATGGTCGGGAGGACGTTCTCGAAGCCGACCGGATCGGTGACGAAGAGGAGTGCGTGCTCCGCGACCACCTCCTGGCCGTCCATCCGAAGACGGTGCAGCCGGAGACACTCGGCGCGCTGCTCCTATACTTCTTGGGCCGACGAGAAGGACCGGGACGAGATCGCGAAGCTCTGTGCGGACCTCGTAGCGGCCAGCTTCATCGAGCCGACGACGCGGCACTGACGGCTCGGACCGCTCCTGCGGTAGGCCGAAAAGGGACGGAAAAGACCCGTGCGGGGATTCTGGTATACGGTCAAGAGCGACGGATAGGTAACGCGATCAGGCGGGCTGTAAGGCGCCCTGAACGCTTCGCTCAATTCCGAGGTGGCCGGGCAGTGCTCCCGTTTCGAAACCGACTCGGCGCACCTGGCCTGGCAGGCAGGCGCACTCCCTCCTATGCCGTCCCCTTCTTCGGCCCCGTCTTCCGTTTGAGCTTCTCTTCAATCGCCTCCGTCACGAAGTGCATGAGCACGATGTCGTGCGTCACGCAGTACAGCCTCAGGCGACGGTGAAGCTCTTTCGGGACGCGGGTCGCCAACTGCGTCTGGGCTTCTTCGGCCTGAGCCTTCGCCATCAGGCCGCCTTCGTCTTCGCGCCGGCTGCGCGTCCCGGACCCCGCCGCCTGCGACGGCGGCGAACGACCTTGGTCTTCGAAGCTGGCGTCGCAGCCGCTCGCTTCTTCTGCGCCATCTTCTCGGCAACCGCCTTCGGCGGACGACCGGGACCACCGGGGCGCCACGACTCACGCGCTCTGCGGCGGCGACGCGGACCGTTCTTGGGCTTCGTCGTCGCCATGCCGCCGAACAACGAGTGGATCGCGGAGCGGACTTCCTGCTGCACCATGTCGCGGATCACCGTCATGAGGCTTCGCTGTCTCGGCATCGACTCCTCCTTGTCGGCGCGAGATACACGAAAGGACGATCACCCGCAAAGTCCGGGGCTCAATGACCGGAATGGTAGAGGAGGACGTACACGAGGACGCCGCTGACCGAGACGTAGAGCCAGATGGGCAGCGTCACACGCGCGAGCCGCCGGTGGCGGTCGAAGCGGCCGCACCACGCACGGTAGATCGTCATCAGCGCCAGCGGCACCACGAGAGCCGCCAGCACGATATGGGGAACGAGCAGCCCGAAGTAGACGGGGCGCAGCCACGCCGCACCGTGGAAGGGGACCGAGCCCACGCGGGCGTGGTGCATCAAGTAGGTGATGAGGAAGAGGGAGGAGGCGGCGAAGGCCGCGATCATGCACGTTCGGTGGGCGGCAACGCGGCGGCGTCGGATGAGCACGTACCCGGTGCTGAGGAGGATCGTCGCCGTGGCGTTGAGCGAGGCGTTGATCTCGGGAAGCCACGACGACCCAGCAGCGTGCCCACCGTGCGGCGCGTAGATGACGAGGGCAACGCCCCCGATGACGATGGTGCTGAGCGCGCCGATGACCCAGGCGGCGAGCCGCTCGGTCGCGGCCGCCGCTTCAGGCGCGCTCGGCGCGAGAGGGGTGGGTTCCGTCATGGGCGGCGCGGGAAATCTTGGCCCGGCGTGCGCACAGTGTCCACGGGCTCGGCCATCGGAGAGGGCACGGCGTGGCGGGCGAGTTGACGACCGGCCCGCCACCGCCCAAGCTGATCGGAAGGTACGGCGACGGTGCAACCCGAAACGGCGAGATGGTTGAACGAGAGCCGGGGCAGCTTCGGTGCTGCCCACAGCCGGTTCAACGACATCTCCTCGATGGATGTCACCGGCGCGGGCGCCCTGTTCATGTCGGCCGAGTACGCGGTGAAGGCGGTCATCGTTGAGCACTACGGTTTCCTCCCCCCGTCCTTTGAGACCCACCGGATCGTCAACCTCTCGCATCGGATCGCCTTATGGCCCCAGCTTCCCTCCGACCTGCGGACGCATCTGGCCGACATGGCGCTCCTCGACCCCAACGTCCGCTACCCCCGCGAGACCGCCTACGAGACGTTGGTCTCGTCGTCATCGAACGCGGAGTGGCAGCAGCGCCTGACGACCGCGCCACGGTTCATCCAGTACATCGAGCGCGACGTGATCGGGAACCCCACCACCCTCGGAAAGCTGACCTTCTGACAGCGTCGCTGCTCTCACCTCGCGGCGCGGTGCGCGGCGCTGATCCTTAAGACCGCCGCCAGCGTCGGTAGGCAGGCGAATCGCAATGGCGCAGAAGGGATCGCAGTTTCGAGCCGAAGCCAATCCCGCGCTCCGCACGGTGTGCGCCCAGTGCGGCAAGAGCATTCCGACCGAAGTGGGCCATCCCCATCCGCTCGACGCGGAAGATCGTGGCGTCTGGCGGGAAACGTGGGGCCTCGTCGGTATGGAGAACGGGAGTCCGAGGGTCTTCCCGACCTGTAACGAGTGTTACCAGGCTGGCTGGCGGCCACCGGGCTTCGTCCACTGATCGAGGCCGCGAGACACTCGGGGATGCCAGTTTCAGAGTCGAGGCGCGACGGTGGCCGCCGCTTCCGCCGACGTGACCACGGGAAAGACCTCGAACTCGATCAAGTCCTCCCAGCGCGCCGTCCACTGCGTCAGGAGCGCTCGGTCCTCGCACTCCATGATCTGGAAGCAGCGCCGGAAGTCCTCCGTGACCCAACTCGCCACGTATCCAAGCCCCTGAGGCACGAGTCTGCCCTCGTCGCGAAGGCGCCGGTACACCGGCAGCGGATCGCCGTTGCGGAAGTGCTCGATGACCATGTACTGCATGCGGCTTCCCCCGATGAATGTTCACGTAAATCGTTGGCCGTAGACCCCCTTACCGACCGGCTTCGCGGGCGAGCCGCTTTCTCGCCCTGGAGACCATCGAACTGCTCATGCCGCCCCACGCGTCGCCGAAGTGCGTGAGGTCGCCCGTGAGGATTGCCCAGTCAGCTTCATGGAGTGATGGACCGAGCCGTTCGATGGCTTGAAAAGCAATGTGAATGTCACCGAAGCAGACGAGCCGCACCGGGGGGTTGTAACTGGCGCGCCGTAGTGCCGCAACGACGGCGGGCGGCGACGCGCACGGCCCGCTCGGCAGCGCTCGGCTTGTGACCCCATGCCGCCCTTGCTAGCGTCGTCTCGCTGGACGTGCAGCGAGGAGGTGAGGGGATGAGGATGACGAGGGCAACGCTGCGCAGCGTCGCGGCGCTGGGAATTTTGGCAGGCGGCGCGCTGGCCGCGGCTCCCTACGACTTTACGGGCCACTGGACCGGCGGTGCACAGGAACGCGGCAAATCCGCCGTGACATTGACGGCGGACTTCACGGCCAGCGGTGCCAAGACCTTCACCGGGACGATCGTTGCGACAGGTGATGACGACAAGCCGGGCCAGTGTCCGGTGACCGGCAGGGCCAAGCGGCGCCTGAACGTGTCCATGCACGGCACGTGCGACGACGGCGGCACCCTCAACCTCCATGGCCGCGTGAACCCGAACAAGCAGACGATCGCGGGAACCTTCGTCGAGAAGCGGAAAGGGCGCCGGCACCGGGGGACGTTCACTCTCGGCGCTGCCGGGACCGCTCTCAAGGGTGCGGTCTTGGCGCCGACGGCCAGCCTTGCGACGCTCCAGCGCAGGAGCTTCGTGGGAACGATGCTCGCGAGGCTCATTCCGGGCGCCTACGCGCAGTCCTCGGGACTGGTCCCGGTGCCCAATGCGAACATCCTGGTCTTCACCATCGACAACAGCGGCCGGCCGACGTCCACCACGCCGATTGCGAAAACCACGTCCGACAGCAACGGCAGTTACTCCCTCACACTGCCGCGGGGCACGAACCTTGGCAGCAATCTGCTGATCCAGGCCAGCAACTCCACCACGCCGGCTCCGGTCGGCGGCGCCGGCCAGCAATGCAGCTGCCCGGCAACGCAGACCACCCTGGACTTGTCGCCGATCTCGGAATATGCGACGCGGGCGCTGATCGCGGCGCTCGCCAGCAATTCCAGCACCCTGGCCAATTACACGCCGGGCGAGATCAACGCGATCATCGCGAAGGTGACCACGCTCGCGCGGGACCCGAGCCTGGTTGGCACGACCATCCAGGACACCATCACCAACATCACGAACGCGATCGATCCGGCGATCCAGGACGATCTCAGGAACGCGGCCACGCCCGGCGAGGCGTCGGTGCCCCAGGGCCTGGGCGGCACTTACAATTTCGTGAGCTTCTCCGCGGATGACACCGGCACCCGCCTGAGCATGGATCAGCAGTCGGGCACGGTGAACGTCGACGTTTCGGCCAAGACCTTCTCGCATACGGGCCCCAAGTCGTCGGTCAACCTCGACGAGGTCTGTTCGGCCGACCAGAACACGCCGTGCAACCGTTCGTTCACGCGGAACGCGTCCAGCGCGACCAAGAGCGGCGATGGCAGCATCGGCCTGCTGGGCGGAAATCAGCTCCTGTTCCAGCCCTCGAACGGGAGTGAAGGGGCGCTCGGGTTCTACAACTCGTCCGGCGACGTCATCGTGCTGGCGGCGGGCGATGGGCTGATCGTCGCCTTCAAGCAGGCGAGCAGCGCGCCCACGCTCGGTGGCAGCTATCACGGCGTCCAGCTCGGCGGCAGCTTGAGCGACAGCTTCGCCGTGGCGCAGGGCAATCCGTTCAACCTCGGAGAAGCGAGCACGGGAGTCAACGACCCGGTGACGATCTCCGGCGGCACCGTCAGCGGGACCAACAGCAGGAACGTCTTGTCCAAAGACATCACCTGCAATGGCGGGGCGAGCTGCTCGTACACCGAGACGGTGAGCGGCAGCAGCGGCGGCGGCAGCTTCAGCGCGCCGGTGTCGGTTGACGGCACGGGCGCCCTGACGGTCTCACCGAGCGGGGAGGTGGCGCACGAGGGAGCGGTGAGCGCGGATGGCAACCTGTTTGCCTTCGTCGATGGCGATCCCGTCGGCCACGGCGACGCCGGCATCGTCATCGGCGTGAAGCAGGGCAGCGGGATGACCAATGCCAGCCTGAACGGATCGTACGGCTTCGTGTCCTACGAGTTCGGCCTCGGGCCCGGCTCGCGCAGTCTGCAGGGCCAGAGCGGCAGCGTGAACCTGGACGGCAGCGGCGGTGTCACCGCGAATCTCGCCGGCACCCAGCTCCGGGTCAGCACGGGCTGCAGCGGCGGCTTCTGCCCGGGCACTGTCGTGGGTCAGAACTCGAAGACGGAGTCGCCGAACACGACCTACAGCGTGACCGCGACGGGCGGGGTCACCATCGCCGGTTCGAACGGCACGATTTCCGGTTTCGCGAGCCCCGACGGAAGTGTCCTCGTGTTCACCGAGACGCACGACGGTTCCGGCCAGAACAACGACATCGACAGCCAACGCGGGTTGTTCGTGATGTTGAAGTAGGCCCCGTCGCGGCCGGAGTCGTCCCCGGCCGCGGGCAATGCAAAAAGCCGCGCGATCGCCTTCGCGCGGCTTTTTTTTCGAAGTGCGGAAATCACGCGCCGGCACACCTTCTACCCGGACGCACGCGGAGCGAGGTCCGCGTCGCCTCGTTCGGTTCTAGCTAGCGCAAGCCTGGCCGCCCATGGTAGGGTCGTCGGCCCGGTGGGTGAGGTCATCGCGTTCGAGGAGCTCGTGCGGATGCGGCGCCGGCGGGTGGCGCTCGCGGTCCACGCGCGCTGTCGGCTGATCCTCGCGGCCTCCGTCGCGGCAGCACGTGACGAGCTCGTGACGGCGCCGGCGCGCGAACGTCTGGTGCGCCTCGCCCGCCTACGCAAGCTCGAGGAACTCCAGGAGTACGCGAGCGCACTCGGATAGGCACACCCGGGCGGCGCCGAGGGGAGAGGAGGGGCGATGGTGACGCAGACCGGGCTGGTGATCGTGATCGCGCTCGTGGTCCTGGCGCTCGGGATCGGCGCGGCGGCGCTCTTCATGGCCGCCGGACGGGGAGGAGGCCTCGGCCTCGTCCAGCAGCAGCTCGACGCGCTCCGCGCCCAGCTCGGGCAGGCGCTCGGCGGCCAGGCCGAGCTCCTCGGCCAGGAGATCGCCCGCCTGACCGCGCAGGTGAACGAGCGGCTACGCGAGAGCGGCGAGCTCGTGCAGCGCTCGCAGACGTCGGTGGGCGAGCGGCTCGATCACACCGCGCGCGTCGTCGGCGACGTGCAGCGGGGGCTCGGCGAGCTGCGCGAGGCGACCGCCCGGGTGTACGACGTGGGACGTGACGTCGTCTCGCTGCACGACATCCTGCGCGCCCCGAAGCTCCGCGGCGGGCTCGGCGAGCTCCTGCTGGGCGACCTCCTG
The sequence above is a segment of the Deltaproteobacteria bacterium genome. Coding sequences within it:
- a CDS encoding plasmid pRiA4b ORF-3 family protein — protein: MGRPMPAPNGRNLGTTRVYRLTITLERIRPAIWRRFEVPSTITLAKLHRVLQRVMGWRDTHLHHFFVDARGVGVRDPESGDEVEDEKKLTLAEVAPAVGTQLAYVYDFSDYWRHEVLVVAIDPPGETRSPICLAGERACPPEDCGGRRGYEAFLTAIQDPSHAEHEETLAWAGGGFDPEAFDVQAVNRSLKAMR
- a CDS encoding DUF3303 domain-containing protein; translation: MQYMVIEHFRNGDPLPVYRRLRDEGRLVPQGLGYVASWVTEDFRRCFQIMECEDRALLTQWTARWEDLIEFEVFPVVTSAEAAATVAPRL
- a CDS encoding DUF420 domain-containing protein; this encodes MTEPTPLAPSAPEAAAATERLAAWVIGALSTIVIGGVALVIYAPHGGHAAGSSWLPEINASLNATATILLSTGYVLIRRRRVAAHRTCMIAAFAASSLFLITYLMHHARVGSVPFHGAAWLRPVYFGLLVPHIVLAALVVPLALMTIYRAWCGRFDRHRRLARVTLPIWLYVSVSGVLVYVLLYHSGH